A genomic region of Alphaproteobacteria bacterium contains the following coding sequences:
- a CDS encoding SEC-C metal-binding domain-containing protein: AVAVVGVEDLSTKVREIFDKGWIPDRALVFEDYEDRLRSFVRVDDPIRALIDHRLEPFTDTIGTLSKWHGFSDEYIQDKRQWERDQEQSVTVTNPFRNVGRNDPCPCGSGKKFKVCCGAH, encoded by the coding sequence ATGCCGTTGCGGTGGTCGGTGTCGAGGACTTATCGACGAAGGTGAGGGAGATCTTTGACAAGGGATGGATCCCGGATCGGGCGCTGGTGTTTGAGGATTATGAGGATCGGTTGAGGAGCTTCGTCCGCGTGGATGATCCGATAAGGGCACTCATCGATCATCGCCTGGAACCCTTCACCGACACCATCGGCACCCTGTCAAAATGGCATGGGTTTTCCGATGAGTACATTCAGGACAAGCGCCAATGGGAGCGTGATCAAGAGCAATCTGTGACGGTCACCAATCCTTTCCGAAATGTTGGGCGAAACGACCCCTGCCCTTGCGGCAGCGGCAAGAAATTCAAGGTCTGCTGTGGCGCCCATTGA